A portion of the Magnolia sinica isolate HGM2019 chromosome 17, MsV1, whole genome shotgun sequence genome contains these proteins:
- the LOC131231864 gene encoding membrane protein of ER body-like protein isoform X7: protein MEGEQEWEGEESAPTLTLRTRKGKMVNLDAARVEWTAQTDRSVYLDRGEGIWKCRHCTWTYRMGSPGIDHAHNHEESFRGLANAKTLSQQGSCFGSQSQQGTASTDENGGTKFSTVGFSAGEKNQGNGEADLETKINGLSNEDNNGSPVDMRAENQLGFNVRYLETANFTSAIESTDKNVAMKFQTNGMYTREENPETDESDFAKKKFENLDGLPNVGNHKSPMNMKAESQLNSKFIYSKVYGENGTTGFEPFENVIRASSHGRLVHGSKPVVETDVERVLEEQDTHDLYCPNCNSCITKRVILRKRKRRGQDVQFESKREKIEPVLQPDLNASTDTGPDVFRCLACFSFFIPTASGFKLFRIFGRSDEGENLNNPQQIPSKNLNWISSIHEFLKTKKARNEPGSYAVQHVQEDNVQPLGPSKHSNGTLSVQENEILPLIQGGLMPDKSNATIEQSVEGEIRKALGDKDVILALSSQESLPLGETQIGDGVKLDGPIKMNGAALCIDAANSIIQRVEDDHPNLMGPSRHSEESLSHEMNDNDSSIQRAGLAEKSIPVSPKPGALLHGEIESDNEENLKGVPKTNIAGDINMQLVKEDIGQEPVNQPHYLDKITLNNCNTFTSPAPETSMVAKDQNGIGMHRKDELSKPQREGNNAFIPSIPGVSSPKGVQIDISKLEAAAKKTDLGMKWAFLKSVVHDFAIPGTATPAGPLSSQSNQTVPSSAAPGVLQDRETKIEIVQQKFDGARTHEWDILKSIVYGGLIESITSLGVVSSAAGSEAATLNIVALGLANLIGGLFVISHNLKELRNEQRSANDQNEQNLDQYQEILGRRENFWRHVVVAVFSYIIFGLIPPVIYGFSFRKTDNKEYKLIAVAAASLLCIALLAIGKAHVRKAPKTYIKTLLYYVGTGMLASGLSYVAGQLIKKLLEKLGWFDSGAANPMSVFVETRSMRSGWASY, encoded by the exons GAATATGGAAGTGTCGCCACTGCACATGGACCTACCGAATGGGAAGTCCTGGCATAGATCATGCTCACAATCATGAAGAGTCTTTCAGAGGGTTGGCGAATGCCAAAACATTATCTCAGCAGGGATCATGTTTTGGTTCACAAAGTCAACAAG GTACTGCATCTACTGATGAAAATGGGGGGACAAAATTCAGCACTGTTGGCTTTTCTGCTGGTGAGAAAAACCAAGGGAATGGTGAAGCAGATCTTGAAACAAAGATAAATGGTCTTTCCAATGAAGACAACAATGGAAGTCCAGTGGATATGAGGGCTGAAAACCAGTTAGGTTTTAATGTTAGATACTTGGAAACGGCAAATTTCACTAGCGCCATTGAATCCACTGATAAGAATGTGGCAATGAAATTCCAGACCAACGGCATGTACACTCGTGAGGAAAACCCAGAAACTGATGAATCTGATTTTGCaaaaaagaaatttgaaaatcTAGATGGTCTTCCAAATGTAGGCAACCACAAAAGTCCAATGAATATGAAGGCTGAAAGCCAGCTGAATTCAAAATTTATATACTCTAAAGTGTATGGTGAAAATGGAACCACCGGATTTGAGCCTTTTGAGAATGTAATAAGAGCAAGTTCACATGGTAGGCTAGTGCATGGTAGTAAACCAGTAGTAGAAACGGATGTTGAGAGGGTGTTAGAAGAGCAGGATACACACGATTTATACTGTCCTAATTGTAACTCATGTATTACTAAGAGGGTTATTTTACGTAAAAGAAAACGGAGGGGTCAAGATGTCCAGTTTGAGTCAAAGCGTGAAAAAATTGAACCAGTACTTCAACCTGATCTGAATGCTAGTACTGACACAGGGCCTGACGTCTTCAGATGTTTAGCGTGTTTCAGCTTTTTCATTCCAACAG CTAGTGGTTTTAAGTTATTCAGGATTTTTGGAAGAAGTGACGAGGGTGAAAACTTGAACAATCCTCAGCAAATACCTTCTAAGAACTTGAATTGGATCTCCTCTATTCATGAATTTCTTAAGACCAAAAAGGCGAGAAACGAGCCAG GGAGTTATGCAGTGCAACATGTTCAAGAAGACAATGTTCAACCATTGGGCCCATCAAAACATTCAAATGGAACTCTATCTGTTCAGGAAAATGAGATTCTTCCATTAATACAGGGAGGTCTGATGCCTGATAAATCTAATGCTACTATTGAACAAAGTGTGGAAGGTGAAATCAGAAAAGCCTTGGGAGATAAAGATGTTATTCTTGCCCTGTCAAGTCAGGAATCTTTGCCACTTGGAGAAACCCAAATTGGTGATGGAGTGAAACTGGATGGTCCAATTAAAATGAATGGTGCAG CTTTATGCATTGATGCAGCGAATAGTATAATACAACGTGTTGAAGATGATCATCCTAACTTGATGGGGCCATCACGACATTCAGAGGAATCATTATCACATGAGATGAATGATAACGATTCATCAATTCAAAGGGCAGGGCTAGCTGAA AAAAGCATTCCAGTTTCGCCAAAGCCCGGTGCTTTGTTGCATGGAGAAATTGAATCCGACAATGAAGAAAACTTGAAGGGTGTGCCTAAAACAAACATTGCAG GAGACATTAATATGCAGCTTGTTAAAGAAGATATAGGTCAAGAACCCGTGAACCAACCTCATTACTTAGACAAAATTACGCTAAACAATTGCAACACATTTACTTCGCCAGCACCAGAAACTTCCATGGTAGCAAAAGATCAAAATGGCATTGGAATGCATCGAAAGGATGAATTGTCAAAACCTCAACGAGAGGGGAATAATGCTTTCATTCCATCAATTCCAGGAGTTTCATCGCCTAAAGGAGTTCAGATCGACATTTCAAAACTGGAGGCTGCAGCTAAAAAGACTGATCTTGGTATGAAATGGGCTTTTCTGAAGTCCGTTGTTCACGATTTTGCTATTC CAGGCACCGCTACACCAGCGGGACCGTTGTCATCTCAGAGCAATCAAACTGTTCCTTCTTCAGCAGCACCAGGAGTCTTGCAAGATAGGGAGACCAAAATAGAAATTGTTCAACAGAAGTTTGATGGAGCTAGAACTCATgaatgggatatcctaaaaagcATTGTGTATGGTGGTTTAATCGAGTCAATCACAAGCCTTGGTGTGGTTTCATCTGCAGCTGGCTCTGAGGCTGCCACAT TGAATATTGTTGCTTTGGGATTGGCAAATCTGATCGGTGGACTATTCGTGATTTCTCATAAT CTTAAGGAGCTGAGAAATGAACAACGTAGTGCCAATgatcaaaatgaacaaaatctCGATCAGTACCAAGAAATACTTGGGCGGAGAGAAAATTTCTGGCGGCATGTGGTTGTTGCAGTCTTTTCATACATCATATTTGGGCTAATTCCACCTGTGATTTATGGCTTCTCATTCCGAAAGACTGATAACAAGGAGTACAAGCTCATAGCGGTTGCTGCAGCTTCTCTTCTATGCATCGCTTTGCTTGCAATCGGGAAGGCCCATGTCCGAAAGGCGCCAAAGACCTACATCAAAACCTTGTTGTACTATGTTGGCACTGGGATGCTGGCGTCAGGCCTCTCATATGTAGCGGGCCAGCTGATCAAGAAGCTTTTGGAGAAGCTTGGGTGGTTCGACTCCGGTGCAGCTAACCCCATGTCTGTATTTGTGGAAACAAGGTCAATGAGGTCGGGATGGGCATCTTATTGA
- the LOC131231864 gene encoding membrane protein of ER body-like protein isoform X16 — protein MEGEQEWEGEESAPTLTLRTRKGKMVNLDAARVEWTAQTDRSVYLDRGEGIWKCRHCTWTYRMGSPGIDHAHNHEESFRGLANAKTLSQQGSCFGSQSQQGTASTDENGGTKFSTVGFSAGEKNQGNGEADLETKINGLSNEDNNGSPVDMRAENQLGFNVRYLETANFTSAIESTDKNVAMKFQTNGMYTREENPETDESDFAKKKFENLDGLPNVGNHKSPMNMKAESQLNSKFIYSKVYGENGTTGFEPFENVIRASSHGRLVHGSKPVVETDVERVLEEQDTHDLYCPNCNSCITKRVILRKRKRRGQDVQFESKREKIEPVLQPDLNASTDTGPDVFRCLACFSFFIPTASGFKLFRIFGRSDEGENLNNPQQIPSKNLNWISSIHEFLKTKKARNEPGSYAVQHVQEDNVQPLGPSKHSNGTLSVQENEILPLIQGGLMPDKSNATIEQSVEGEIRKALGDKDVILALSSQESLPLGETQIGDGVKLDGPIKMNGAALCIDAANSIIQRVEDDHPNLMGPSRHSEESLSHEMNDNDSSIQRAGLAEKSIPVSPKPGALLHGEIESDNEENLKGVPKTNIAGTATPAGPLSSQSNQTVPSSAAPGVLQDRETKIEIVQQKFDGARTHEWDILKSIVYGGLIESITSLGVVSSAAGSEAATLNIVALGLANLIGGLFVISHNLKELRNEQRSANDQNEQNLDQYQEILGRRENFWRHVVVAVFSYIIFGLIPPVIYGFSFRKTDNKEYKLIAVAAASLLCIALLAIGKAHVRKAPKTYIKTLLYYVGTGMLASGLSYVAGQLIKKLLEKLGWFDSGAANPMSVFVETRSMRSGWASY, from the exons GAATATGGAAGTGTCGCCACTGCACATGGACCTACCGAATGGGAAGTCCTGGCATAGATCATGCTCACAATCATGAAGAGTCTTTCAGAGGGTTGGCGAATGCCAAAACATTATCTCAGCAGGGATCATGTTTTGGTTCACAAAGTCAACAAG GTACTGCATCTACTGATGAAAATGGGGGGACAAAATTCAGCACTGTTGGCTTTTCTGCTGGTGAGAAAAACCAAGGGAATGGTGAAGCAGATCTTGAAACAAAGATAAATGGTCTTTCCAATGAAGACAACAATGGAAGTCCAGTGGATATGAGGGCTGAAAACCAGTTAGGTTTTAATGTTAGATACTTGGAAACGGCAAATTTCACTAGCGCCATTGAATCCACTGATAAGAATGTGGCAATGAAATTCCAGACCAACGGCATGTACACTCGTGAGGAAAACCCAGAAACTGATGAATCTGATTTTGCaaaaaagaaatttgaaaatcTAGATGGTCTTCCAAATGTAGGCAACCACAAAAGTCCAATGAATATGAAGGCTGAAAGCCAGCTGAATTCAAAATTTATATACTCTAAAGTGTATGGTGAAAATGGAACCACCGGATTTGAGCCTTTTGAGAATGTAATAAGAGCAAGTTCACATGGTAGGCTAGTGCATGGTAGTAAACCAGTAGTAGAAACGGATGTTGAGAGGGTGTTAGAAGAGCAGGATACACACGATTTATACTGTCCTAATTGTAACTCATGTATTACTAAGAGGGTTATTTTACGTAAAAGAAAACGGAGGGGTCAAGATGTCCAGTTTGAGTCAAAGCGTGAAAAAATTGAACCAGTACTTCAACCTGATCTGAATGCTAGTACTGACACAGGGCCTGACGTCTTCAGATGTTTAGCGTGTTTCAGCTTTTTCATTCCAACAG CTAGTGGTTTTAAGTTATTCAGGATTTTTGGAAGAAGTGACGAGGGTGAAAACTTGAACAATCCTCAGCAAATACCTTCTAAGAACTTGAATTGGATCTCCTCTATTCATGAATTTCTTAAGACCAAAAAGGCGAGAAACGAGCCAG GGAGTTATGCAGTGCAACATGTTCAAGAAGACAATGTTCAACCATTGGGCCCATCAAAACATTCAAATGGAACTCTATCTGTTCAGGAAAATGAGATTCTTCCATTAATACAGGGAGGTCTGATGCCTGATAAATCTAATGCTACTATTGAACAAAGTGTGGAAGGTGAAATCAGAAAAGCCTTGGGAGATAAAGATGTTATTCTTGCCCTGTCAAGTCAGGAATCTTTGCCACTTGGAGAAACCCAAATTGGTGATGGAGTGAAACTGGATGGTCCAATTAAAATGAATGGTGCAG CTTTATGCATTGATGCAGCGAATAGTATAATACAACGTGTTGAAGATGATCATCCTAACTTGATGGGGCCATCACGACATTCAGAGGAATCATTATCACATGAGATGAATGATAACGATTCATCAATTCAAAGGGCAGGGCTAGCTGAA AAAAGCATTCCAGTTTCGCCAAAGCCCGGTGCTTTGTTGCATGGAGAAATTGAATCCGACAATGAAGAAAACTTGAAGGGTGTGCCTAAAACAAACATTGCAG GCACCGCTACACCAGCGGGACCGTTGTCATCTCAGAGCAATCAAACTGTTCCTTCTTCAGCAGCACCAGGAGTCTTGCAAGATAGGGAGACCAAAATAGAAATTGTTCAACAGAAGTTTGATGGAGCTAGAACTCATgaatgggatatcctaaaaagcATTGTGTATGGTGGTTTAATCGAGTCAATCACAAGCCTTGGTGTGGTTTCATCTGCAGCTGGCTCTGAGGCTGCCACAT TGAATATTGTTGCTTTGGGATTGGCAAATCTGATCGGTGGACTATTCGTGATTTCTCATAAT CTTAAGGAGCTGAGAAATGAACAACGTAGTGCCAATgatcaaaatgaacaaaatctCGATCAGTACCAAGAAATACTTGGGCGGAGAGAAAATTTCTGGCGGCATGTGGTTGTTGCAGTCTTTTCATACATCATATTTGGGCTAATTCCACCTGTGATTTATGGCTTCTCATTCCGAAAGACTGATAACAAGGAGTACAAGCTCATAGCGGTTGCTGCAGCTTCTCTTCTATGCATCGCTTTGCTTGCAATCGGGAAGGCCCATGTCCGAAAGGCGCCAAAGACCTACATCAAAACCTTGTTGTACTATGTTGGCACTGGGATGCTGGCGTCAGGCCTCTCATATGTAGCGGGCCAGCTGATCAAGAAGCTTTTGGAGAAGCTTGGGTGGTTCGACTCCGGTGCAGCTAACCCCATGTCTGTATTTGTGGAAACAAGGTCAATGAGGTCGGGATGGGCATCTTATTGA
- the LOC131231864 gene encoding membrane protein of ER body-like protein isoform X11, with protein MEGEQEWEGEESAPTLTLRTRKGKMVNLDAARVEWTAQTDRSVYLDRGEGIWKCRHCTWTYRMGSPGIDHAHNHEESFRGLANAKTLSQQGSCFGSQSQQGTASTDENGGTKFSTVGFSAGEKNQGNGEADLETKINGLSNEDNNGSPVDMRAENQLGFNVRYLETANFTSAIESTDKNVAMKFQTNGMYTREENPETDESDFAKKKFENLDGLPNVGNHKSPMNMKAESQLNSKFIYSKVYGENGTTGFEPFENVIRASSHGRLVHGSKPVVETDVERVLEEQDTHDLYCPNCNSCITKRVILRKRKRRGQDVQFESKREKIEPVLQPDLNASTDTGPDVFRCLACFSFFIPTASGFKLFRIFGRSDEGENLNNPQQIPSKNLNWISSIHEFLKTKKARNEPANSIIQRVEDDHPNLMGPSRHSEESLSHEMNDNDSSIQRAGLAEVISFNKEQVDNPELKPLEDEKSIPVSPKPGALLHGEIESDNEENLKGVPKTNIAGDINMQLVKEDIGQEPVNQPHYLDKITLNNCNTFTSPAPETSMVAKDQNGIGMHRKDELSKPQREGNNAFIPSIPGVSSPKGVQIDISKLEAAAKKTDLGMKWAFLKSVVHDFAIPGTATPAGPLSSQSNQTVPSSAAPGVLQDRETKIEIVQQKFDGARTHEWDILKSIVYGGLIESITSLGVVSSAAGSEAATLNIVALGLANLIGGLFVISHNLKELRNEQRSANDQNEQNLDQYQEILGRRENFWRHVVVAVFSYIIFGLIPPVIYGFSFRKTDNKEYKLIAVAAASLLCIALLAIGKAHVRKAPKTYIKTLLYYVGTGMLASGLSYVAGQLIKKLLEKLGWFDSGAANPMSVFVETRSMRSGWASY; from the exons GAATATGGAAGTGTCGCCACTGCACATGGACCTACCGAATGGGAAGTCCTGGCATAGATCATGCTCACAATCATGAAGAGTCTTTCAGAGGGTTGGCGAATGCCAAAACATTATCTCAGCAGGGATCATGTTTTGGTTCACAAAGTCAACAAG GTACTGCATCTACTGATGAAAATGGGGGGACAAAATTCAGCACTGTTGGCTTTTCTGCTGGTGAGAAAAACCAAGGGAATGGTGAAGCAGATCTTGAAACAAAGATAAATGGTCTTTCCAATGAAGACAACAATGGAAGTCCAGTGGATATGAGGGCTGAAAACCAGTTAGGTTTTAATGTTAGATACTTGGAAACGGCAAATTTCACTAGCGCCATTGAATCCACTGATAAGAATGTGGCAATGAAATTCCAGACCAACGGCATGTACACTCGTGAGGAAAACCCAGAAACTGATGAATCTGATTTTGCaaaaaagaaatttgaaaatcTAGATGGTCTTCCAAATGTAGGCAACCACAAAAGTCCAATGAATATGAAGGCTGAAAGCCAGCTGAATTCAAAATTTATATACTCTAAAGTGTATGGTGAAAATGGAACCACCGGATTTGAGCCTTTTGAGAATGTAATAAGAGCAAGTTCACATGGTAGGCTAGTGCATGGTAGTAAACCAGTAGTAGAAACGGATGTTGAGAGGGTGTTAGAAGAGCAGGATACACACGATTTATACTGTCCTAATTGTAACTCATGTATTACTAAGAGGGTTATTTTACGTAAAAGAAAACGGAGGGGTCAAGATGTCCAGTTTGAGTCAAAGCGTGAAAAAATTGAACCAGTACTTCAACCTGATCTGAATGCTAGTACTGACACAGGGCCTGACGTCTTCAGATGTTTAGCGTGTTTCAGCTTTTTCATTCCAACAG CTAGTGGTTTTAAGTTATTCAGGATTTTTGGAAGAAGTGACGAGGGTGAAAACTTGAACAATCCTCAGCAAATACCTTCTAAGAACTTGAATTGGATCTCCTCTATTCATGAATTTCTTAAGACCAAAAAGGCGAGAAACGAGCCAG CGAATAGTATAATACAACGTGTTGAAGATGATCATCCTAACTTGATGGGGCCATCACGACATTCAGAGGAATCATTATCACATGAGATGAATGATAACGATTCATCAATTCAAAGGGCAGGGCTAGCTGAAGTTATTAGTTTCAACAAGGAACAAGTGGACAATCCAGAACTGAAACCTTTGGAAGATGAGAAAAGCATTCCAGTTTCGCCAAAGCCCGGTGCTTTGTTGCATGGAGAAATTGAATCCGACAATGAAGAAAACTTGAAGGGTGTGCCTAAAACAAACATTGCAG GAGACATTAATATGCAGCTTGTTAAAGAAGATATAGGTCAAGAACCCGTGAACCAACCTCATTACTTAGACAAAATTACGCTAAACAATTGCAACACATTTACTTCGCCAGCACCAGAAACTTCCATGGTAGCAAAAGATCAAAATGGCATTGGAATGCATCGAAAGGATGAATTGTCAAAACCTCAACGAGAGGGGAATAATGCTTTCATTCCATCAATTCCAGGAGTTTCATCGCCTAAAGGAGTTCAGATCGACATTTCAAAACTGGAGGCTGCAGCTAAAAAGACTGATCTTGGTATGAAATGGGCTTTTCTGAAGTCCGTTGTTCACGATTTTGCTATTC CAGGCACCGCTACACCAGCGGGACCGTTGTCATCTCAGAGCAATCAAACTGTTCCTTCTTCAGCAGCACCAGGAGTCTTGCAAGATAGGGAGACCAAAATAGAAATTGTTCAACAGAAGTTTGATGGAGCTAGAACTCATgaatgggatatcctaaaaagcATTGTGTATGGTGGTTTAATCGAGTCAATCACAAGCCTTGGTGTGGTTTCATCTGCAGCTGGCTCTGAGGCTGCCACAT TGAATATTGTTGCTTTGGGATTGGCAAATCTGATCGGTGGACTATTCGTGATTTCTCATAAT CTTAAGGAGCTGAGAAATGAACAACGTAGTGCCAATgatcaaaatgaacaaaatctCGATCAGTACCAAGAAATACTTGGGCGGAGAGAAAATTTCTGGCGGCATGTGGTTGTTGCAGTCTTTTCATACATCATATTTGGGCTAATTCCACCTGTGATTTATGGCTTCTCATTCCGAAAGACTGATAACAAGGAGTACAAGCTCATAGCGGTTGCTGCAGCTTCTCTTCTATGCATCGCTTTGCTTGCAATCGGGAAGGCCCATGTCCGAAAGGCGCCAAAGACCTACATCAAAACCTTGTTGTACTATGTTGGCACTGGGATGCTGGCGTCAGGCCTCTCATATGTAGCGGGCCAGCTGATCAAGAAGCTTTTGGAGAAGCTTGGGTGGTTCGACTCCGGTGCAGCTAACCCCATGTCTGTATTTGTGGAAACAAGGTCAATGAGGTCGGGATGGGCATCTTATTGA
- the LOC131231864 gene encoding uncharacterized protein LOC131231864 isoform X5, with protein MEGEQEWEGEESAPTLTLRTRKGKMVNLDAARVEWTAQTDRSVYLDRGEGIWKCRHCTWTYRMGSPGIDHAHNHEESFRGLANAKTLSQQGSCFGSQSQQGTASTDENGGTKFSTVGFSAGEKNQGNGEADLETKINGLSNEDNNGSPVDMRAENQLGFNVRYLETANFTSAIESTDKNVAMKFQTNGMYTREENPETDESDFAKKKFENLDGLPNVGNHKSPMNMKAESQLNSKFIYSKVYGENGTTGFEPFENVIRASSHGRLVHGSKPVVETDVERVLEEQDTHDLYCPNCNSCITKRVILRKRKRRGQDVQFESKREKIEPVLQPDLNASTDTGPDVFRCLACFSFFIPTASGFKLFRIFGRSDEGENLNNPQQIPSKNLNWISSIHEFLKTKKARNEPGSYAVQHVQEDNVQPLGPSKHSNGTLSVQENEILPLIQGGLMPDKSNATIEQSVEGEIRKALGDKDVILALSSQESLPLGETQIGDGVKLDGPIKMNGAALCIDAANSIIQRVEDDHPNLMGPSRHSEESLSHEMNDNDSSIQRAGLAEVISFNKEQVDNPELKPLEDEKSIPVSPKPGALLHGEIESDNEENLKGVPKTNIAGDINMQLVKEDIGQEPVNQPHYLDKITLNNCNTFTSPAPETSMVAKDQNGIGMHRKDELSKPQREGNNAFIPSIPGVSSPKGVQIDISKLEAAAKKTDLAGTATPAGPLSSQSNQTVPSSAAPGVLQDRETKIEIVQQKFDGARTHEWDILKSIVYGGLIESITSLGVVSSAAGSEAATLNIVALGLANLIGGLFVISHNLKELRNEQRSANDQNEQNLDQYQEILGRRENFWRHVVVAVFSYIIFGLIPPVIYGFSFRKTDNKEYKLIAVAAASLLCIALLAIGKAHVRKAPKTYIKTLLYYVGTGMLASGLSYVAGQLIKKLLEKLGWFDSGAANPMSVFVETRSMRSGWASY; from the exons GAATATGGAAGTGTCGCCACTGCACATGGACCTACCGAATGGGAAGTCCTGGCATAGATCATGCTCACAATCATGAAGAGTCTTTCAGAGGGTTGGCGAATGCCAAAACATTATCTCAGCAGGGATCATGTTTTGGTTCACAAAGTCAACAAG GTACTGCATCTACTGATGAAAATGGGGGGACAAAATTCAGCACTGTTGGCTTTTCTGCTGGTGAGAAAAACCAAGGGAATGGTGAAGCAGATCTTGAAACAAAGATAAATGGTCTTTCCAATGAAGACAACAATGGAAGTCCAGTGGATATGAGGGCTGAAAACCAGTTAGGTTTTAATGTTAGATACTTGGAAACGGCAAATTTCACTAGCGCCATTGAATCCACTGATAAGAATGTGGCAATGAAATTCCAGACCAACGGCATGTACACTCGTGAGGAAAACCCAGAAACTGATGAATCTGATTTTGCaaaaaagaaatttgaaaatcTAGATGGTCTTCCAAATGTAGGCAACCACAAAAGTCCAATGAATATGAAGGCTGAAAGCCAGCTGAATTCAAAATTTATATACTCTAAAGTGTATGGTGAAAATGGAACCACCGGATTTGAGCCTTTTGAGAATGTAATAAGAGCAAGTTCACATGGTAGGCTAGTGCATGGTAGTAAACCAGTAGTAGAAACGGATGTTGAGAGGGTGTTAGAAGAGCAGGATACACACGATTTATACTGTCCTAATTGTAACTCATGTATTACTAAGAGGGTTATTTTACGTAAAAGAAAACGGAGGGGTCAAGATGTCCAGTTTGAGTCAAAGCGTGAAAAAATTGAACCAGTACTTCAACCTGATCTGAATGCTAGTACTGACACAGGGCCTGACGTCTTCAGATGTTTAGCGTGTTTCAGCTTTTTCATTCCAACAG CTAGTGGTTTTAAGTTATTCAGGATTTTTGGAAGAAGTGACGAGGGTGAAAACTTGAACAATCCTCAGCAAATACCTTCTAAGAACTTGAATTGGATCTCCTCTATTCATGAATTTCTTAAGACCAAAAAGGCGAGAAACGAGCCAG GGAGTTATGCAGTGCAACATGTTCAAGAAGACAATGTTCAACCATTGGGCCCATCAAAACATTCAAATGGAACTCTATCTGTTCAGGAAAATGAGATTCTTCCATTAATACAGGGAGGTCTGATGCCTGATAAATCTAATGCTACTATTGAACAAAGTGTGGAAGGTGAAATCAGAAAAGCCTTGGGAGATAAAGATGTTATTCTTGCCCTGTCAAGTCAGGAATCTTTGCCACTTGGAGAAACCCAAATTGGTGATGGAGTGAAACTGGATGGTCCAATTAAAATGAATGGTGCAG CTTTATGCATTGATGCAGCGAATAGTATAATACAACGTGTTGAAGATGATCATCCTAACTTGATGGGGCCATCACGACATTCAGAGGAATCATTATCACATGAGATGAATGATAACGATTCATCAATTCAAAGGGCAGGGCTAGCTGAAGTTATTAGTTTCAACAAGGAACAAGTGGACAATCCAGAACTGAAACCTTTGGAAGATGAGAAAAGCATTCCAGTTTCGCCAAAGCCCGGTGCTTTGTTGCATGGAGAAATTGAATCCGACAATGAAGAAAACTTGAAGGGTGTGCCTAAAACAAACATTGCAG GAGACATTAATATGCAGCTTGTTAAAGAAGATATAGGTCAAGAACCCGTGAACCAACCTCATTACTTAGACAAAATTACGCTAAACAATTGCAACACATTTACTTCGCCAGCACCAGAAACTTCCATGGTAGCAAAAGATCAAAATGGCATTGGAATGCATCGAAAGGATGAATTGTCAAAACCTCAACGAGAGGGGAATAATGCTTTCATTCCATCAATTCCAGGAGTTTCATCGCCTAAAGGAGTTCAGATCGACATTTCAAAACTGGAGGCTGCAGCTAAAAAGACTGATCTTG CAGGCACCGCTACACCAGCGGGACCGTTGTCATCTCAGAGCAATCAAACTGTTCCTTCTTCAGCAGCACCAGGAGTCTTGCAAGATAGGGAGACCAAAATAGAAATTGTTCAACAGAAGTTTGATGGAGCTAGAACTCATgaatgggatatcctaaaaagcATTGTGTATGGTGGTTTAATCGAGTCAATCACAAGCCTTGGTGTGGTTTCATCTGCAGCTGGCTCTGAGGCTGCCACAT TGAATATTGTTGCTTTGGGATTGGCAAATCTGATCGGTGGACTATTCGTGATTTCTCATAAT CTTAAGGAGCTGAGAAATGAACAACGTAGTGCCAATgatcaaaatgaacaaaatctCGATCAGTACCAAGAAATACTTGGGCGGAGAGAAAATTTCTGGCGGCATGTGGTTGTTGCAGTCTTTTCATACATCATATTTGGGCTAATTCCACCTGTGATTTATGGCTTCTCATTCCGAAAGACTGATAACAAGGAGTACAAGCTCATAGCGGTTGCTGCAGCTTCTCTTCTATGCATCGCTTTGCTTGCAATCGGGAAGGCCCATGTCCGAAAGGCGCCAAAGACCTACATCAAAACCTTGTTGTACTATGTTGGCACTGGGATGCTGGCGTCAGGCCTCTCATATGTAGCGGGCCAGCTGATCAAGAAGCTTTTGGAGAAGCTTGGGTGGTTCGACTCCGGTGCAGCTAACCCCATGTCTGTATTTGTGGAAACAAGGTCAATGAGGTCGGGATGGGCATCTTATTGA